In a genomic window of Periophthalmus magnuspinnatus isolate fPerMag1 chromosome 3, fPerMag1.2.pri, whole genome shotgun sequence:
- the LOC117390540 gene encoding E3 ubiquitin-protein ligase AMFR-like, producing the protein MLLFLERFPWPSLQTYTALSVALLAGSIFSAYTTVTDPGFRALEADETPVPSEGELDQLNNDMSNRELATTVLWYLVTDSLFVWVLVNTFCCLLMLIAKMIQYVVFGPLRVSEKQHLKDKFWNFIFYKFIFIFGVLNVQTVEEVVMWCLWFSALVFLHLMVQLCKDRFEYLSFSPSTPMNSHVRVLCLLVSLLLDCCGLAIGCGLLGSSHGLHTLSFMAAECLLVTVRTGHVIMRYSIHLWDLNHPGTWESKGTYVYYTDFIMELAMLFLDLMHHIHMLLFGNIWLSMASLVIFMQLRYLFHEVQRRLRRHKNYLRVINNMEARFAVATPEELAANDDDCAICWDTMFTARKLPCGHLFHNSCLRSWLEQDTSCPTCRKSLNINGDGVQTRDHQQGPALEDNIGAVGPAADARPHINQHNHFFHFDGSRIASWLPSFSVEVMHTTNILGIAQANNSQLTAMAHQIQEMFPQVPSYLVMQDLQLTRSVELTTDNILEGRIQVPFPTQATERGTAQGNTTPEPQAESSGAVDQASAEPDNIEAKGGRFSKSAEERQKMLKQRKEEMLQQARRRYLNASPEDQGEELPSLEDDTATELDLNVLRHRAVAAATERQMQGHSVP; encoded by the exons ATGCTGCTGTTTTTGGAGAGATTCCCATGGCCCAGTCTGCAAACGTACACAGCCCTAAGTGTGGCATTGCTTGCTGGGAGCATCTTCAGTGCCTATACTACTGTCACCGACCCAGGTTTTAGGGCTTTAGAAGCAGATGAAACACCCGTCCCATCAGAAGGGGAGCTTGATCAGTTGAACAATGACATGAGCAACAGAGAGTTGGCCACTACTGTGTTGTGGTATCTTGTTACAGACAGTCTTTTTGTATGG GTTTTGGTAAAcactttctgctgtttattgatGTTAATTGCTAAGATGATTCAGTATGTTGTATTTGGCCCGCTAAGAGTTAGTGAGAAGCAG CACCTGAAAGACAAGTTTTGGAACTTTATTTTCTacaaattcattttcatttttggagTATTGAACGTGCAGACAGTAGAAGAGGTGGTCATGTGGTGTTTATGGTTCTCTGCCCTGGTCTTTCTCCACCTCATGGTGCAGCTCTGCAAAGACCGTTTTGAATAC CTGTCATTTTCACCTTCCACACCCATGAATAGCCATGTGCGAGTGTTGTGTCTGCTGGTCTCGTTGCTATTGGACTGCTGTGGGCTGGCCATTGGCTGTGGACTTCTAGGTTCTTCACATGGCTTACACACACTCTCCTTCATGGCAGCAGAG tgtttgctagtGACAGTCCGTACTGGTCATGTCATAATGCG CTACTCAATTCATTTGTGGGATCTAAACCATCCTGGGACTTGGGAAAGTAAGGGAACATATGTCTATTACACAGACTTCATCATGGAGTTGGCTATGCTCTTTCTAGACCTTATGCACCATATCCATATGTTG ctttttggtaacatttggtTGTCAATGGCAAGTTTGGTCATATTTATGCAGCTGCGTTACTTATTCCATGAAGTCCAGCGCCGCCTCCGCAGACATAAGAACTATCTGCGTGTTATTAACAACATGGAGGCCAG ATTTGCTGTTGCCACACCTGAAGAGCTAGCAGCTAATGATGATGATTGTGCCATCTGCTGGGATACTATGTTTACAGCTCGTAAACTCCCATGTGGACATCTCTTTCACAA TTCATGTTTGCGTTCCTGGCTAGAGCAGGACACATCATGTCCTACATGCAGGAAATCATTAAACATTAATGGTGACGGGGTTCAAACAAGAGATCATCAGCAAGGTCCAGCTTTGGAGGACAACATTGGAGCTGTAGGGCCAGCTGCAGATGCCAGACCACACATTAACCAACATAACCACTTTTTCCACTTTGATG GATCCCGTATTGCAAGCTGGCTGCCAAGTTTCTCTGTTGAAGTTATGCACACAACTAATATATTGGGTATTGCTCAAGCAAATAACTCCCAGCTCACAGCCATG GCCCATCAGATCCAGGAAATGTTCCCACAGGTGCCCTCCTACTTGGTAATGCAGGACTTGCAGTTGACGAGGTCTGTAGAGTTAACCACTGACAATATTTTGGAGGGTCGCATTCAGGTCCCTTTTCCTACACAG GCCACTGAACGAGGTACAGCACAGGGGAACACTACCCCAGAGCCCCAAGCTGAATCTAGTGGAGCAGTAGACCAGGCTAGTGCTGAGCCTGATAACATTGAGGCCAAAGGGGGGCGCTTTTCCAAATCggctgaggagagacagaagatgctaaaacagagaaaagaagagatgcTTCAACAAGCACGCAG GAGATACCTGAACGCGAGTCCTGAAGACCAAGGGGAAGAGTTGCCTAGCCTTGAAGATGATACTGCCACAGAACTGGACTTGAATGTGCTAAGACACAGAGCAGTTGCTGCAGCTACAGAGAGACAAATGCAGGGCCACTCTGTACCTTGA